CACAAAGTACCACGGACACATTCTTGGCTTTGCACCAAACGCAAACGCTTTAATTTTCATCTCTGAGATCTAAAGTCTGCTATGCGGTGTTTTTTTCCAGAAGGACATTTAAAACTGCACTGATTTTAACTTGAAGGAATTTTATTTCTCTGGAATGTTGAAACATGACCCTTTTGAGAgctaaaaagtaattttatttatttatttatttattgcgcaaaagagaaaacaaaaccaaGTGGAGCATGGAGAACAGCACTTTATTAAAATTTACCAACGGGACTCTGGCTACGATATGGACTGATTATAGTATCGAATACAAGGTCGCTAGCATCTTATTAGTGATTCTTATTTGTGGAGTTGGAATTATTGGCAATGTTATGGTCATTCTTGTGGTCTTAACGACCAAGCACATGCGTACCCCAACTAACTGCTATTTGGTGAGTCTGGCAGTTGCCGATCTCATGGTCCTGACTGCAGCCGGGCTGCCCAACATCACCGAGAGTCTGTTCGGTGGCCACTGGGTGTACGGATACGCTGGGTGCCTCTCCATCACTTATTTGCAGTACCTGGGCATCAACGCGTCCTCCTGCTCCATTACAGCCTTCACTATTGAACGCTACATCGCCATTTGCCACCCGATAAAAGCGCAGTTTATGTGCACCCTCTCCCGAGCCAAAAAGATAATTGTTCTCGTTTGGGTTTTAACGTCCCTCTATTGCGTTATGTGGTTTTATCTTTCCGACACGAAAGAGGAAGTTTATGAGAACGCTGTCCTCGTGACATGCGCCTACAAAGTATCTAGAAACCTGTATTTGCCAATATATTTCACAGATTATGCCGTATTTTACGTTATCCCGCTTTTGCTGGCCACTGTTTTATACGGATTGATCGCAAGAATTCTTTTCCTCAACCCACTCCCGTCGGATCCCACGGAAAGTCGAAGAAACTGGAAAAAGGAGTCGTCCGTCCATGGGAACTCCAGGACTTCCTCCAGCAGCACAACTGCTGCTTCTCGGAGACAGGTAAAGTGCTGATTTAATCTCGCTTATTTTATGCAGAAGTGAGTTTTGGCGCTTGCGAACCATAAGCTACGCTACTGTAAATTCTAACATTCACTGGTTTGGAACGGGTAGGCTATCGTTATCTCTCGCTTCGATTTCATGATTGTTccatttatgatacttttattgaTGAACAATAttagaatgaatgaatacataatattaattttgttcCTTCGGACAGGAAAGTCAGTTGCAAATCTAAACAATCAAAGATACATTCCACAATTCTTGCAAAAATGTTATAGCCTACAAATACTTTTTAATGATTAAAGACGTTTTAGAGGGGACATAACATTTCTTCCTAACTAGGTATAAATTGAATAGAAATATcaatacaaaaaagtaaacatttcattcattcaatttctACCCTCATTACAAGACTCATCTTTTATTTCACGAGATCAGAAAACAAACTACACTTGTTTTAAGTCTGACGATCTCTTAAAAGGAGTCTCAAAAGTTATTCGTACGAGATTCTGACCGCTATGTGTTTGATTGCCTAAAAATCTCATTAGACTCATTAGATTCATTTGGAAACTGCGCTGGTAGcgctgtttgtttttaaagagccGAATCATTAGTCACTCGTTCGAGATTCTAATACTTGATTCACATTAAAGAGCCGGCTCTTAAGAGTCATTCGTTCGGGAATCGAATTACGCTGGTCTATAGATTATGTGTTGCGGTGAATAAGTGCTGGAAACATTTGTGATCCAGAACGCAGGTGTTTCCTGATTATTTGAGAAATGTTATGTGTTGTGATGCTCACATAGCCTCGAGCAGGTAAAGGTCCAGCTGCATAGTGAAGCCAGACAGCATCTGAAAAACTCGGAGCGACTGCACTTGTGGTGGTGGTGTTGCCCTAGGGCTCTTTAACTTGTACAAACATGGTAACAAAACACACGTTTCATGACCTTTATAAAGTTAGTCTTAAACCCATGTAGCAAATCTCTACAATAAATGAACCGTGACATGTTATGGTGTGGGAATAATCTGGCAAACAATACAACAGCTGTACCATGACAATCATGTTTATACTGTTGCTAAAGGCCAAGATGGAGTGAGAAATTAAAATGAGTGTGCTGGTACCTCTAATAAGAAAACAGGTATTCTGCTAGTCCATAGTCACTCATATTCAAACACATTAACCTTACACAAAAGTCAGTATTAAAGCagcaatataaatatgtaaaattgaGTATTAATGGTACACAATAAATTACAAACGTACCAATATTTTACTTAAACAGTTGAGGCttgcaataatataatataatataataaatacagtatgtgttataaaaaattttatagttttattaaaattagattgaagagcatttttgtttaaaaaaaatgtaattatgaggAATCAGAGAGTTACATAGATAACTGAAAACTTCTGTCACCCTCTTTGCTGTAGGTGACAAAGATGCTGGCAGTGGTGGTGATCCTCTTCGCTGTGCTGTGGATGCCCTATCGGACGCTGGTGGTGGTCAACTCCTTCCTCGAGAAGGCCTATCTGGACACCTGGTTCCTTCTGTTCTGCCGTCTCTGCATCTACTTGAACAGCGCCATCAACCCTATCATCTACAATGCCATGTCTCAGAAGTTCCGCGCTGCCTTCCACAAGCTCTGCCATTGTGGTCCCCAGCGCTCCGAGAAGCCCCCCACGTATAGCGTGGCCCTCACGTACAGCGTCATCAAGGAGACCTCCAATGGAGAAAGCCCAGACCACTATACCACAGAGCTAGATGACATCCACGGAGCCGCCGAAGAGCTTCTGCCCCAAAGGAAGAAGCTGTCATTTAAAGAGTCCTCACTAGCTTGTAAAGACACATTGGCTAGTGCTTAGATCCTTGGTTGATGTGTTTGACTAGGGTGcttattttgcactttcacaGTGCCTCAGTGGCCTATTGGATTGGCTGCCACATGGAAACAGCATTTTGACAATCATATACACATTCGAAACAAAGCAGATTTATTCATACCTTATCCATAACCTAGACTTATATAGTAGCTCAAGACCAAAATATGTCATATCCAGTCTGTGAAGGTGAAGTAATGCTCCTGAAGCAATCATGGGTGAGGATTGACAGACAATTGGATGTATGATTGAACATGATTCAGTGACGGTATTGATTTGGAAGTGATTGAGTGTATGAGCTAGGCTGCaggattaattgaaataaaacctgTAATTGTGATTTGGCTTCGATTTGATTCAATTAATGCAAGCGTTGCATGTTTGACGAGCCATGCCCACAAAAGAGGCAGGATTTTGATTGCACGTGCACCACTTGCCAGTTTCCACTTATCCCCTATTGAAAATTAACTATACACTTGCGAGTGGCGTGTCCCGAATGGCCTGTGTCAAGTGTGGCACTGTGTTGTGCTACACGTGAGCAGCTTGTGACAGTTTTCAGTATCTCAAAGTGGCTTGCTTctctacacaaacacatttctgcGTATGCTTAGTTTGGGTGGCTGCATGCATTTGGGAACAAAGCATGCACCAAGCATCTTACCAAACTGTAATGAGAAGCACTTATAAGATGGCTGTTTAAAGACAAAAGAGCTCCATTTGGCTCCCTCACTCTgccaaaataaaatcacaattacattttCCTCCAAAATCGTGCAACCCTAGTGTGAGCTGAGGGGTGAATTCTTTGGCACTACAAGTCAGAAGATTTGTACCTGTGGACTCAAAGCGATGGTCAGTGGTCACTGTGGCAACAGCTGCATGCATCATGGCCAAATAATTACTCTGGAGAACCTGTTCCAGGAACAGTTGTCACATTGTCAGTCACTGTGATCCGAAATAATGGATGGTTGATTACTTCTTGGCTCTCATTTGTTTCAATTGTAAGCTCAAAATTACATTGTAGAGAAATATCCTGCCCAATGATTCTTTCTTTTGCAAAGGGGTATAAAATGACACTATTATGAGGCATAAAATACCATAGTACACCTAGAGCCATGACACTAAATTCTCGCCCACTTTCCAAATTTATCAGTCTAAAACTAGAGTAAACAACTGTGTTGGTTttgtcatatatactgtatatatattgtgttcaTCATCAGCTGAGGCTGTTTTCTCAAAGATCTGTCTGATGCTCATGCTGGCACTGAGATTTCCTAGCAGAGTTCAGTTTTGCAGACTGCAAAATTAAGAAGGAGATGAAGATAATCTGTGATTTTGGATGTTTGTACCTTTTGCATCATTGTGGTATAATGGATGGGTAGgtaatttaagaattattttctgttgtaaaTATCTGTAGTATTCAGTACTTGGCTGCTGTAAAATATCTACATGGACATGGATTGTGATGTGACATTTTAGACCTAACACAACTTGAACTGCacacttatgttttttttctcattatcaGTGAACAGTTTAGTGAATGAAATGTACAGCTGTTGTgatgtaagcaaaaaaaaaaaaaaaaaaaaaaaaaactgtgcggTGGTAACATTTGCTCATTATTAGTGTTTAAATAGCCTTTCTTGctgttttaaaacatgttttgtatttgtattttgtacagttgttgtttaaaataaacatagtAAATGTTTGGGAAATTCCTCTTTGCCTGATTTCATTTTTATGGTTTAACATCCTCTAAATGTTACTCAGATATCATGCTAATGGAGAAGCAGCAATGTATGAGAATTTCGTAACAATAATCCGGCAACATAAAATCCAATCAAATGAATTCCAGCTCATTTCCTCAAAATCCTCTCTTGGACACAGTATTTCGTCACAGATTACCCAGTGACACAAAAACAGCCAAAATTCACACTTGTCTATGAGATTATGAGTGTCCGGGTCAAACTCCTGCCTGTCAGGCCCATTCCATTGCAAAAGCAGTCCTGACCCTCACTAAACTCTCCAGCTAATGGAGCCCCGATGCAGGGTGGATGCTCAGATAGAAGACAGATGCAAAAGCTCTATAGGAAGAGCCTGAACAGCCATTTATTACCATTCCCTCCTGCCCTCcaataacaataaatcaacacTCCATATAGAGAAGTGGGTTATCAGCGAAGTAATTTATAAGGGGCAATAAATTAAAGAGTGCTAACAAACATTCACGAGTTTGTGTGCCCATATAATCTTAGAATTAGTGGTAAACAGATTTGGCTAGATGTCTGCAATGGAGGGCTCAGAGAGATTATATAAATGGTAAGAGGATGTTTCTATACTTGGATATTAATTGGAAGATTAGATAGGCATACTCCTCCAGAAATTATGTTAATAACTTGTGTGAATTGCAATTGCAAGTGAAATATAATTGGCTTGTTTGAGCATGATgttgtaaaagctttgttttatgaaaattctgtcattaattatttacCCACGTCATTCTAAACTCAAactcttttctattctattctattctattctattctattctattctattctattctagctTTATAAATCTTGTTTAAATATTCTTCAATCAAGATACAAAACGACATGACATATCAAGTCTTATTTATGAttaaacaaagaatatatatCTACTTATGAAGTAAGAAAAGTAAACTTGCCTGTAaacctttacatttatttttcatacctCAAAGGCATTTGTTGATTTTCTTGTTCTACACATACAACAAATTTTTGATAcctcaattttttatatatttctcagaaaacaagacttaaaatgtaattttgcatcGCAAGTAAATCTGtcttgttttaacaatgtgctggtaaataaaacaacaatactaagtaagaaaattACTTTTGCTGTGTTATGAAGCTATAAAATGTAAAGCAGAAATTGATCTGTATAAAGCATCAAAAATGGTGTCGAAATTATTTTCACTCGtaagtacatttcacaaatattacaaagaaatgccagctcttaaaatgaaaagttacattttgaagtttatttatttatttacagcctaaaaaatataaaacatactttatttgtttatatttctttctttttccacattttatgtACACTTTCAATTTGGCTACATGCCAGCCGGGTTTCTGCACCAAGACACATTGGCTTGTGTGCCTGGGGCCAAAAAGGCACAAACAAATGCATCCAGCATTAGCCCCGAGTCAGATGTGGTGAGAATGAGCGAATGTTAATCTGAACCAATGGTCTCTTGACATAAGAGTCAGCAAAAGAGCAGGGCTGATTAGTGTAAACAGCTCTAGCCCAGTTCAGCCTCATGCTCTTATGTCAACACTTGACCCAGTGGAGATAACATACACTCCACTTCTATTTTAGGATGCTACATTGTATAACATCATGACCTCTACTGGAATAAAGAGTCTGAAATACAATTGAATTGCTGTTCATACTAAGTGCTTATTCAAAACATAGCGATCTATCAAACACAACGACAACCAGTGAGCATCAGGTGTTTGGCATGCTGCAAATAATCCTTTCCAGATTTTACAAGGATAAACATTAACAGTTTGTTTTCTATTATGTTCAACAAATATTGActtaagaacaacaacaaaaaaacttccCAGACTGTTTGCTACTGCAAATGAGACAAATTatgaaaatcaatgttttaaactCCCACAGGCCTCATGGTGGAACACAGAACAATAGACAGAGAAACCTGCTGGCACGGCTTGTACATTTTTGCAgtccaaacaaaacacaagaaaaatacTTCAGTGACACAAATGCCCACATAAAAATGTCAACTTTCCATGACTAGATTGTCAAACTTAACATTCAATTATATGTAACTGGAACTGTAATTTCCATTCAAATCTAATTATTGTTGGCCTCGTATTTTTCTGTCAGATGTACTACATGTGCAAATGAAATCAtgcagattttaaaatgaaaaacatctcagttggtaaatattaaaattgatccACAGATGTAGCTGAAACATGGGATCTTCAATATTGCAAACAATGCCTTAAACTAGACACATTCTGTTTATGTCTCATGGATTTTACAACAGACACAACAGATTAAAAAATTTACctagaataaaatgtaaactttaaatacATCAAATGTCTGTATGCATCATAAaagagttcaccaaaaaataaaataaaatagaaaaaaaattgctgaaatgtattcaccctcagggcatccaagatgcagatATGGAGAAATTACATGatttctcaccaatggattctctgcagtgaatgggtgccgtcagaatgaaagtccaaacagctgattaaaacataattataatccacaagtaatccaaacaaCTCTGTTGCTCCAGGTTAAAATATGGATTCTGTACTGATAATATTGCTGTCTtcggagaaaaaaaagttgtcttgtctaaATCAGatcaaacatttacaaacaaaaacagttctaaacaaatgttttagtggattttgatgtgagaggctGTCCAtcaggatggactttttcactggaagaagtgttattatggatcattgactgttttttttttttttttttttgggggggggggttgtttcatgtatttgtttcttataaactcGTAGCTTTTCACTTAACAAGATATTAAATGGTGTACTGGGCACGTGAGGGttgcttgtgaatt
This genomic stretch from Cyprinus carpio isolate SPL01 chromosome B16, ASM1834038v1, whole genome shotgun sequence harbors:
- the LOC109088556 gene encoding thyrotropin-releasing hormone receptor-like, whose amino-acid sequence is MENSTLLKFTNGTLATIWTDYSIEYKVASILLVILICGVGIIGNVMVILVVLTTKHMRTPTNCYLVSLAVADLMVLTAAGLPNITESLFGGHWVYGYAGCLSITYLQYLGINASSCSITAFTIERYIAICHPIKAQFMCTLSRAKKIIVLVWVLTSLYCVMWFYLSDTKEEVYENAVLVTCAYKVSRNLYLPIYFTDYAVFYVIPLLLATVLYGLIARILFLNPLPSDPTESRRNWKKESSVHGNSRTSSSSTTAASRRQVTKMLAVVVILFAVLWMPYRTLVVVNSFLEKAYLDTWFLLFCRLCIYLNSAINPIIYNAMSQKFRAAFHKLCHCGPQRSEKPPTYSVALTYSVIKETSNGESPDHYTTELDDIHGAAEELLPQRKKLSFKESSLACKDTLASA